Within Pangasianodon hypophthalmus isolate fPanHyp1 chromosome 11, fPanHyp1.pri, whole genome shotgun sequence, the genomic segment ATATGGCTTTAAATATAATactgtgtttttaatattaaatacacacaaagaTGCTATCTCCATCTCTGTTGTTTTAAATGGTCTTATGATGGTGATTAGCTAATCAAGTTCATGCTAACAGTAGTTGCTGGTTCTGTTTCCTTTTCATTAAAACCGTGCTAGCAGACAAAGTAGTACATTTTTCTACTGTTATCATGATAATTGCCTAATATTTTATCACGGTTGACAGAGAGGCAGTTTTATCTACCatatattttaaactttattatagtttattacACTGCCTTCCAGATGGGACCATCTTTATGGTGGAAGCTCAAATGCTACCTAAAAATGCACCTACATAGACACTCTACCCCCGGATGTTTATTAGATGATTTATTGGTGATGTATTGGATAATCAATTATCAGCGCATGTTTATATACTAAACGACATATGATGTAAGCTGGATATGAGAGATTTTATTTGTTGTGAGCAGATTTTTGCCCTGTCACACCTCTCAGGTCTCAGGGGACACAGGGGGTGTGGAGTGTGGACGCCTGCGTCAATAAACTCAATAAACGTCACGTAACGGCTGTCAGGCTGCTCATTTGAGCCATGCTGATCACAtctgctccccaacacacacaagcCATGCTGCTTCATAATGAGCAGGTGTAATTACAGCAAGCAAGCGctcacatccatccatcactgTCACAGTGCTGCTTCATGAATTTGCATTAGCTTGGACAATCCTGTTTAAAGTGCCGTTTGTCAGGAGGTCTGGATCGTCCTTACTGAGCTAAAACAGACAAACGACAATCCTGTCTGGGTCGAGTCGTGAGctattttaatgtataaatcAGTTATTCACTTAAATTTGTGTTGATctagttacataaaattcctcaTTTACAAAAGGTCTGGATGAATGACTAACATGATTGCACAACAGCAAgagttaccttttaatgtttaactcTTAATAATTTGCTTATGGTTATAAATTAAAGCAATAAGCCATGAGAGAGTGCCTTGCAGTAATTTTATCATCAGTAAGTGTTCTTAGGCATGACTCAAAGCAATAAACAATTCATAATAAACAATTCTTCTACTACACAATGTAGTCTGTTATCAGGAAGCTTTGACTGATAAGCAACATAGTAGTTAAAGATTTGGGTATTCTATGTACAGAACTatgggtgtaacgatacactctgTTCACATTTTGGATTTTACAATGGCTTCGAACAAGATTTTTGAAAGGATTTTTCTCTGGTCTCCGGTCCACAAGAAAACAGCAAAACGgacactgaaaatgaagctttaCAAAAATGCAGTCCAAGGtggagaaatgtatttattttaatgtattatttaatggtgtgaattctggctctgacagttcctcaacctcagcctCACTACTCCAGTTCATatttggtctcaactagagatgtgcaagggactggtttttttttgttgttttttttgttttttttacttacttgtttatatgatagatagatagatagatagatagatagatagatagatagatagatagatagatttagttcccaaaatataaacaaagtagtagtctaatttaaaccactgtgcccatgaccaggcagttactaaggatgaatgaatgctcTATACAAGgttgtctttgtttgtccccCAAGCTTCTTATCAGACTGCTCGTTCTCTCGtgcccacatgaaagtaaaatcctGCAGCTCGTATGACTTTTTTGTTGGGGTCCGCAGGATCCATGTCCCAATGCACACcgctagtctcaaccagatgaacctttctggcaagctttcattttcaaaaaataacGAAATGTAtccatacatttacatttacccaTGTAAATGTAAGGATAATGTGTAATTGTGAATAACTGTGGCAGGAGAGTATTTTTGACTGGTAGCCAAATGGGCGACTGTGTCACTTTTTCTGGCTGAAGCGCGACGGGAGTAAAAATCTTTATGCAAATCTGCTTGTGCTTTAGCCTCGGGCTTAggacaccgtgtgtgtgtgtgccgtatGTGCACAGATGTGAGAATAAAAGCCTTCTTTCAGTTGTCTTTCTCGGGtggctttggaaaaaaaaaaaaaaaaagcgcattaataaaacataagtaCTGAGTAAGTCCTCCGAGCAGGACAGCAGCTGAAATGAGCCACGTGACCTTTGACCCGGTTCAGGTGTGTCACACGACAAACAGAAGCTTCTTTTAACGCTGCTTTTCCTGGTACTGCTTTCTTTTCCAGGGTAGCTCCTGGTTAAAGGAACCATGCTGAGGCTTTGTATTAAAAActgattattaaatattgactccaaatattaaaaggaaataaacaatgtactgctgctactgcttaTGAAAAAGTAAAGTAATTAAAATGGGTTCATTTATATCACCATATTGTACAACAGATGCTATAGTCCCATTTCCTCTTtgtgtaaaaagaaagaattattTTAGCAAAGCTGGTTAGCTAActacatttgaaaaatattgGCAAATGTTAGCTTCTAAATTAAAAGACAACTAGCATGTTATCTGTTATTGTACTGTAACATACAATACAGAATTGCctgaaaatataaatcaatGGTATAAGATAAACTTTTAAGAATCATTTGTGGTATTTAATGTCTAGGTACAAGTATGCAATAAacagtttttatgttttaaatcagtaaatattaCTTGCAGCAGGTTAGCATTGCTTAGCAGGTTAGCAGTAGCCTATTGAGTGTATAAATTGAGTGTATAAATGACTGGCATTTGTGTGAagataaatttttaaatattataaatattttaaataaatatatattttttgtgttaaaCCTGGATAACCTCCAATAAAAGGTTAGAAATGCTTCACTCTTCAGACAATTCACTGGGCATTggatcattttcacattttgagTGTCTGATGCATGTGTGAACATACAATTTTGAGAATCTTATTTGTGTACAATTTCATGAAACAGGTATGACATTTCCAGCCAACATGAACAGACCTGTTTACTCTCGTAGGAGAGTATTTTCGTATTTTCCCCTCAAGCTGACAGCTTCGAGAGCAGCAGGTATTTTTAGTTTGGAGCTGCTGGCCGGAGTAAAATATAGTTTCTTCCTCCCTCAGCCTGCGTGCCTTTCTCCTCTGGCGTTACAGAATAAGTATGATGTGCAAAAAATCAACACCAAATTAGCAGGCTTTAAAGCAACAGCACAATAAAAATGCGATCTGCAGGCTTGTGGATTCAAGGCCCTTCAGCACGTCTCCACCCTGTCCATCTGTTTACAGCTGAGGGACAAAAGACAGCGTGAGGGCATACACTTCAGGAAAGGCAGCTTTGAAAGCTGAAAAAGTGGACAATTTTGTAGACTTCCTGTTTGAACCCGATTATTGAGGGTTTTCTATAATGAGAAGCCCTGCTTTGGCAATGTAGCATTTCCGAATGTAAGTCCATCCTCTGACTGGCAGATTTGTGATTTTGAATGATGAACAAGCACCTGTTTTTTGTCATACTACTTCATTTCGACATCTTACAATAAGGTAGTAAGTAAAGAATGTTCATGTTTGGTTTTAAGTGCAAGTAAAATTCAAAGTAAAGACCATTTCTGGCAATATGGCCAAAGTTTTTGGAAATTCCCAGTGCATGTCTTCTAAATGTCAGAAAAAGACACCCAAAGTTTGTAAGTGTGCaccctaaaaacaaaaaacactatttttgtttatactAGGGCAACAATCAGCTGTCTTCTCTACCATGTTTGTGAGGTTTTAACGGTGAACAAACAGCTGTTTTTGGTCGTATTACAGTTTTGACGCCTTCTTGTTAACCGGCTCTGATTTAGGGTGTCTTAAACAGAAGCAGTAAGCAGTGCTTTTGGTCAGGTTTGTTTGCATGTAAAAATAAGACCCTTACTTAGACAGAGTAAAGAAGAAACAGTTTTGGCAATATGGCTAAAGTATTCTGACGTTCTCTTGAATCTTCTTTCCCAGTACAATCCCGCCTAGAGAACTTGCTAATACTAAAAAATGATAACCGGCTACCCTCTCTAAAATGTTTATGTGTACAATTCAATAAAGgcttttttatttgtactataattttgtataattataaatttCCTGTTAACAATCAGTTATTTATTGCTTCTTGTTTAGAGAACTCCAAATTAACACCAGACGTGTCATCATCGTCGATTCAGTCCACACTGCAAATCCTACAGGAACAACAACGCCCAACGTACAATTGTGTCAATGAAACATGCCTACTCctataaaatctatattttatattttcaacaaagcactagcaagtgacaagtcACTCATGTAACTTGTAGTTTTTCTCTTGTGGGCATGTAGCAACCACTACTGTTGTTGCTTGTGGGTGTccagttttttttccagttcttATTAGAAATGGTAacaactatattatatatatatatgtatgtatgtatgtatgtatgtatgtatacttgAACATGAATCTTCGCTTGTCGTTTTGTCACTTTCTAGTGTGAAAGTATAATAATGCGTCTGTGGTGCAACTGGTGTGGaatgaaatgttcatttaaatgacGAATATCTCACTTGCATCAAAAAAATGCTTCAGAAGCACATCTAGTGTGAACTGGCCTTTACACAGAAGCTCTAGGTCTGTTTACACATGCAAATAAGATTTTTCTCTATACTCTGACAGAATAAAGGCTGAGACCTTAGACTCGAAAAGCCTGTTCTGTCAGTGTAGCAGATGTATTCTGACATCCTCTTTCCCAAAACAATCCCACCTTTAAACGTAATACTTATACCAGGAAAAGACAACTAGCCTCCTTCTCTAACACATttgtgactgaaaaaaaatgacctgGAGACCTTTTCAGTGAAAATAAGACTCACTTTGAGACACAGAAGCACGTGATTACACTGAAAGTCCTGTTCTGGCAACATGGCTGATGATTTCAGACACTCTCTTGAACCCTCTTCCAAGTAAACATGCTAATTCTAGCTGCTCCAGTTGACAAGTTTGCATTTCAATGCCAAACCGGCAGCTGTTTTCAGTCGTACTATGATTTCGATGTCTTCCTGTTATAAAACAACCTTATTTGAGTTTCTTGCACAGAAGCAATATTTGTTCAGGTTTGTTTACACTTCCAAATAAGGGAGCAATTTTGTTCAGGATGTTTCTAAGTGTAAATAAGATACTTATTTTAGAGAGAGATCCCCGACTGAAAAACTTGTTCTGGCAATATggcttttgttttcttctccttctctccttcgcAGTACACCTCACCTCTCTATCAGTCAAAACACAATGTGAggtgtatattttaaaatttcctTCCTCTATTTAAACtttaataagataaaattaTACAAGAAAATGTCCTCTGGGAGTGAACACAGAGTGGTTAGAGGACATGTGATGGAAAGGACAGCAAGCGTGGACTTGAGCTTTACTCTGCTTTAACTGATTGAAGTTTCTGCTCTGTAATTAGCCCCCGTTTCATTCTTTCAGATGCTATTAACTGAGTTCTCTTCTTTATTTGACACCAAACAGCACTCATTAGGGCTAGAAATCGTTCAttaatcagcattttttttttacacaatattttttgATCAAACCACATCTGATAAACATGAACTAATAGACTAGGTGAGGAACTAGTATCTATGCAATTTTTTAGCTTGATTtcattactgtatatttctaTGAGCTCCTACTTACCAAACCATTTGTCACATTCAGGATGGCAGGTATCTCCAGGTGCTAACAAACGCAGTGGGAATGAGGGAATACGGGACGCTAGTCACACTTTCCCAAGAGTCAGTCGAGGGGTCGTAACAGTCCAGAGTTTTACACCTCCGAGCACCGCAATACCCCCCAACCACGTAGAGTCGGTTCCCCGAGGCAACAGCATGGCAGCTGATCCTTTTGGCTGTGACGTCCACAAATTTAGTCCACTGGTATGTTTCACTGTTGAACCGATACGCTGAACCTGCCGAGAACTCTGTGTCTCCGCCGATGACCACAATGTGATTGCCGACGGCTGCCGCCGCCGTGTAACGCCAAAGCTGAGGACAAGCGGCCGGCACCGTCCACCTGTTCTCGCAGGGGTCAAAACATTGCACCTTGGGGTACTTGTCCCTGTTGACGCTGGTTCCACCAAAAGCAAAGAGCTTGTTTTTGGCTCCTACGACCGCAGCATTGCTCACACCTTCCCGAAGAGGTGCAACTAGAGTCCATTTGTTAGATTGTGGGTTGTACTGTTCCACCTGTTTGAGTGAGACTGACGGAGAGGCAGGAAACGAGCCTGACAGAGAAGTGTGGCCTCCTACGACATACAGGACATGGTCCAATTCGGCCGAGCCATGTCCAAATCTGGCTACAAGCATTGGCGCAGCCTTGGACCACTCGTCATGTAAGGTATCATAGACCCAGACATCTTTAGAAGCGCCATTTTCAGAGCCTCTGCCTCCTGTGACATAAACTTTACAGCCAATAGCACAAGCGCTGCACTCTTTTCGAGGACTGGGAAGGTCTGTTTTGAGCATAATCTCCTTCGTTTTGTGGTCTATCATGTACACTTTATCGCACATAAAAGTCTGGCCTCCCAGGAGCAGCAGAGCTTGACTGACTTTCCTGGGTCGAGCGCAGAAACCAGTGACCACACCGTCATTCTGGAGGATCTTCATCTTGCATCGTACGGCATCTTCGACAATCTCTCGACACACTTTATCTCCCATGATGAGCTCTTCAGAGACAACGTTTTTGAGCAGGTAGGTCTCTGGAAGCAGCGCTAAACGGACACAGCGCAAGAGCTCAGGCAAGTCGGAGAGTCTCCTTCCAATATCAGCTTTCACCCAGTCTATAACTGCCTCATACACTACACTCTCATCCTCTACCTCCAGCTCCTCGCTGAAGATCAGCTCCTGAACTTGATCTTTCGGGAGGTTCAGGAAGTCTTCGGTCTGGTAAAGGGTGGCGAAATTCGCCAAACACATGCGCCAGGAGAGCTCGTAAAGCCTTTGGCATTGATGTGCATCAGAGAGGAGCATCATCCCGAGGCAGTTCGAGGGGTGAAGGTTCTTCTCTAGGAACTCTGCCGAGGCATCTCGGATGTCGTGGAACTGCAGCATGTCTCCGGCCTCAAGCAACGACTCAGCATTTTCCTCATTGATGATGATGCGGGCGGAGTATGCATAGTCCAACAGGAGCTCCAGGACCTCCGGGTGCAACGAGTCATGGAAGTTCACTTCTGCGTCTCGGGACTCCTTGAGTCCGCCGTTAAACATGGCTTCAAAGTACCGGCTGCAGGAAGCCAGGACGGCCCGATGACATGGGAAAGCTCGATTTCCCGCCCGGAGCACGACATCCGTGAAGACGCAGCGTTTGCGCAGAAGGTTCAGTTGAGTAAGCAGGCTGTCAGCGTGTGATGTTTTGTGGAAGAGGTGGATGTTCATGGACCCAGAGCTCGACCTGGACTTGCGGTTTTCATGGCTACTCACAGACATCTTTGactaaaatctaaaacaaacaaacaaacaaacaagtaaatagAACTTTCAATATACTAtcttatataaattatatttctaaTCAGAAACTGGTTGTAGAGTGTTGATCAGCATGTGCTGTTACAAGGTTATACTAGTGGTTCTCAAACTGGATTCCATGAGAGATAGTCAAGGGGATATTATTTGTAAACTTTtgttaattattacattattacgttctgtgggtggaaagttcagggAAAACAGCTCTACATTATTGTACAAGTTTAAATAATGAggctaatatttgaatagttggattataaTCCAATAAATCTGCCCTTAGTGGGTCCAtggaatatattttacagttaaagaaatCTCTGACtgcaaaaaaagtttgagaacccccaAGTTGTACGATATACCGTAATGTTCAACAGACACagcattatttttgtagacaatTCAAAATATTTGTTCCATTTAAAAAGAGACATCATTTTTAGGCAGCATTTATGGTCACTAGATTGTACGTTTGAATGTTTGCAGTTTCTGCAGGTCTTTAGTTTGGATAAATTTGAAGGCAGGatcatgtgtctctctcttggCTTGAGGATATCCTATAATTCTGTGCTAAAACATTACCCCACTGTTGTGAAATTTAATATACTTGACTTTACTGCTTATCTCAGGTGGAAAAAATTAAAGACGGAAGCTTCTGGTGCAAATGTACCAAAAATGAAACTGGAGTGTGATCTGTTCTGTGGTTTACATTTTGCATACTTTGCATAAACGTCAAATAGCAGAATAATTGGGTGTGTGCACCTGCAATtatacacacacgtttgtcttcctatgcttgtgaggaccttccactgacataattattaatgcagctatgCATGCACCAAAATCTAACCCTAAGCTTAACCTCAGCAATGAAAAGGAAactttttggctgtttttttttttttttaaaaaaaaaaacactttcctttTGTCAAAATTATCAGAttttcctatccttgtggggataTTTGGTCTCtaacaagatataaaaacatgcccacacacacacacacacacacacacacacacacacacagagcttccTTATCCAGCCAGTTCAGGTTTATGATCCCAGGATCATGATTCACTCTTCTTAGGACATTTTATCACCTGTCTGCGGTGAAACTGCAATTTGCAAGGTGTATATAACTGGTGATCCTTAATCATGTAACattaagaaataattttaacctttatacatttaaataaataagctaataTGACTAACGCAAGGGGCTGAAACTTTGTCcttaatgaacacacacacacacacacacacacgctgagcTTTCCCATTTCACACAGCTATCTCTTAccttgtttcttttcttcttgtcGCAGTCTAACTTTTACTGGCGCAGTAAAAAGTGTTCACAAGTGTCGCGTGCTGTTTTCCGCGAGCATGACTTCCGCCGGTGAGGAAGGAGAAGCAGTGCGAGTTTCTCCGCTCGCACAGCTGTGTTCCTCTGAGAGCGCCTCCTTTAGCTCCTCCCcctaatgaatatgcaaaactACAGCCAATCACAAATACGAAGGCGTGGATCACTGCCTCACAGCGATTCTTATTGATTTATTGTTActgattgtttatttattggttatgtataaaatatgtatatatatacatacacacatgtattgTTGTATATTACTACACTTAATTGTGAAGTTAAACCAGCTATAATCGTAACTGCGTAGGGGAAAAGGTTTCGATCctacaaaaatacaatttattccTTATTCACATGCATGCTGTGAGTGCTAAGTGCTGTCATAGTTTGTCtgaggattgtgtgtgtgcgtgtgtgtgtgtgtctctgtgtgtgtttttacaatGTGAAATCAGTCTCCTCGCTACTGAGCTCTGAACTCAAAGAGAGATGAGAATCACACTGTGATACTGATCAAATTTCCACCAAAGACCACCATCACTCCACAGCAGCTTCTGAACATTGTCAGATCTTACTCAGCTTTCAGCTTTCAGGTTGAGAGAGGTAATAAcagactgagaaagagagagagacagagacagagacagaaagagagctgcagagagagagagagacagaaagagagctgcagaaagagagagagagagagagagacagaaagagagctgcagaaagagagagagagagagagaaagagagagagagagagagagagagagagaggtagacaTGACTCACTGTTTGGCTCACTGAAGTCCTTTATCATAATCTGACATCTTGCTTATTTGATATTCATTACACAGACCACAAACGAGGAGTAAATCAATCAAATGGAGAATGGTGTTGGGTCCTGGAGGATTATGATTGACAAAGAGGAATTAGTGTGACTAATCAGGCATGAGTGTtattgtgtaaattatttttaaccCCAGCTCAGAGTCACACCCTGAAACTCCTGAACTGTAcactttaatcatttttagttttttctcCTTTAATCTCTCCAGATtctttgtactgtatttttatgtgtttatgtaattaAGGCCATAATGGAAGTTAATATTATAGACAGACTGAGTAAGAGACAGAGAATCTCAGGCTCAGGAGATGGTTGAGACCCTGCAGCAGCTGTAACGTGTGTCTGCATGTCTCAGTAATGAGATTATCAACATGATTGAACAAAACCGTTATGGCTGTCCTTCATTTGTATAAAACAGTAATCCAGTGATGTAGGTTGTTTATC encodes:
- the enc3 gene encoding ectodermal-neural cortex 3, whose amino-acid sequence is MSVSSHENRKSRSSSGSMNIHLFHKTSHADSLLTQLNLLRKRCVFTDVVLRAGNRAFPCHRAVLASCSRYFEAMFNGGLKESRDAEVNFHDSLHPEVLELLLDYAYSARIIINEENAESLLEAGDMLQFHDIRDASAEFLEKNLHPSNCLGMMLLSDAHQCQRLYELSWRMCLANFATLYQTEDFLNLPKDQVQELIFSEELEVEDESVVYEAVIDWVKADIGRRLSDLPELLRCVRLALLPETYLLKNVVSEELIMGDKVCREIVEDAVRCKMKILQNDGVVTGFCARPRKVSQALLLLGGQTFMCDKVYMIDHKTKEIMLKTDLPSPRKECSACAIGCKVYVTGGRGSENGASKDVWVYDTLHDEWSKAAPMLVARFGHGSAELDHVLYVVGGHTSLSGSFPASPSVSLKQVEQYNPQSNKWTLVAPLREGVSNAAVVGAKNKLFAFGGTSVNRDKYPKVQCFDPCENRWTVPAACPQLWRYTAAAAVGNHIVVIGGDTEFSAGSAYRFNSETYQWTKFVDVTAKRISCHAVASGNRLYVVGGYCGARRCKTLDCYDPSTDSWESVTSVPYSLIPTAFVSTWRYLPS